A section of the Sebastes fasciatus isolate fSebFas1 chromosome 5, fSebFas1.pri, whole genome shotgun sequence genome encodes:
- the LOC141767763 gene encoding uncharacterized protein LOC141767763, translating into MQTKKFTFDVCCCCCCCCCILALIKVKVRNVLTIGFSSCDQGLSGLDGLLGVEGNEGDPGDVGFRGAPATPGSPGKMGKPGSPGIRGNTGATGFKGKAGPKGKQGPPGPMGPKGIPGLRGEKGKSAITGLKGLSGNMGILGPIGPPGQKGNPGLQGVKGRRGLKGKLGYTGPRGPRGRKGLLGLAGQLGKKGVKGVQGRRGPKGVKGKRGPPGKPGAPGKRRPSQRRGSKPEPKPGHGNELRPKTRPSTRSKVKNVPRSRQTTGLLKRSERQQNRPRRWSEVDEAEESFSWPQGTKEDPATTCYELGLIHPHLNDGFFYMDPNQGCPYDAVKVFCNFTAGGTTCIDPLQSKIKLSWEPEKKKSKMPVQWFSQLHGGNKFEYTGVDVVQLRFLRLHSHTSFQRMTVSCTANCSSTAGTADSAKRIIHYLGDSGEEIISHLTTVSRTGCEVEVVVMVRGSTELHRGDMELLPVRDLGVEMRLLSLLDVPEITVVLGPLCFL; encoded by the exons ATGCAAACCAAAAAGTTTACGTTTGACgtatgctgttgttgttgttgttgttgttgtattttagcACTCATCAAAGTTAAAGTGAGGAATGTGTTGACGATTGGTTTCTCGTCTTGTGATCAGGGCCTAAGCGGTTTGGACGGGTTACTAGGGGTTGAGGGTAATGAAGGAGATCCG GGTGATGTTGGTTTCAGAGGAGCTCCTGCAACACCTGGCAGCCCTGGCAAAATG GGAAAACCTGGATCTCCTGGGAtcagaggaaacactggagcaACAGGGTTCAAG GGTAAAGCTGGACCGAAAGGAAAACAAGGACCACCTGGACCAATGGGGCCAAAG GGTATTCCCGgactgagaggagagaagggcAAGTCTGCAATTACTGGTCTGAAG GGTCTCTCGGGTAACATGGGAATACTGGGACCAATCGGGCCACCTGGGCAAAAG GGGAATCCTGGTTTGCAGGGCGTCAAAGGTCGAAGAGGTCTTAAAGGAAAGCTG GGGTATACCGGTCCTCGTGGTCCACGTGGGCGAAAAGGCTTGCTTGGACTCGCC GGACAGCTTGGAAAGAAG GGAGTGAAAGGTGTCCAAGGCAGGAGAGGACCAAAGGGAGTGAAGGGCAAGCGTGGACCTCCA GGAAAACCAGGTGCACCAGGCAAGCGCAGGCCTTCACAAAGACGGGGATCAAAACCTGAACCAAAACCAGGTCATGGAAATGAGCTAAGGCCCAAAACAAGACCCAGTACAAGatcaaaagtgaaaaatgtgcCAAGATCCAGACAAACGACCGGCCTCCTGAAGCGAAGTGAAAGACAACAAAAT CGGCCCAGGAGATGGTCTGAAGTAGATGAAGCTGAGGAGTCCTTCAGCTGGCCCCAGGGAACCAAAGAAGACCCTGCCACCACCTGCTACGAGCTGGGACTCATACACCCACATCTGAATGATG GTTTCTTTTACATGGACCCCAACCAAGGCTGTCCCTATGATGCTGTGAAGGTATTCTGTAACTTCACAGCAGGAGGAACGACCTGCATCGACCCTTTACAGTCTAAG ATTAAATTAAGTTGggaaccagagaagaagaaatcgAAAATGCCTGTCCAGTGGTTCAGTCAGCTGCACGGTGGAAACAAG TTTGAGTACACTGGTGTGGATGTCGTCCAGCTGAGGTTTCTGCGGTTACACAGTCACACGTCTTTCCAGCGCATGACTGTCAGCTGTACGGCAAACTGCTCCAGTACTGCTGGAACAGCTGATTCAGCCAAAAGGATTATTCACTACCTGGGAGACTCTGGAGAAGAAATCATTTCACACCTTACCACAGTGTCCAGGACAGGCTGTGAG gtggaggtggttgTGATGGTTCGGGGGAGCACGGAGCTCCATCGAGGGGATATGGAGTTACTTCCTGTCAGAGATCTTGGCGTAGAGATGAGGTTGTTATCTCTCCTTGATGTCCCTGAGATCACCGTTGTGTTGGGACCCCTCTGCTTCTTGTGA